The Cucurbita pepo subsp. pepo cultivar mu-cu-16 chromosome LG05, ASM280686v2, whole genome shotgun sequence nucleotide sequence caatgggcttgggtttgggctgttacaaatggtatcaaaaccacGAGGACGCTTTCCCctaagagaggtggattgtgagatcccacatcagttggagagaggatcGATGCATTCCCTACAAAGGTGTggaacctctctctagtaaacgcgttttagaagggaaagcccaatgaggacaatatttgctagggtgggcttgggctgttacaaatggtattatagTCAgtcactaggcggtgtgccagcgaggatgctggcccccaagggggttggattataagatcccacatcggtaggagagaggaacgatgcattccttataaggatatggaaacctctccctagcaaacgcgttttaaaaccttgaggagaagtctagaagggaaagcccaaagaggacaatatctgttagagatgggcttggactgttagaGATCGACTTTCACCAACTTTCATCACTATTTTCTTTATcgttttaaagaaataaacaagaaaacagCAGGACAAAAAAAGGTAAACAGGTAGACCAGTGGAGATAAATTGTTCTCTCTGCAAATTACATCACCACATTTACAAGCAGCCACAGAGCAAACTGGATAGAAGGcaactatttttaatacaGAAAGTAACCATTCAGAGTAGATCAAGTGCTATTATATGAATTCAAGTGTGCAGATTGATGAATTGTACATCATTCAATGCTAAACGAATTCTGTCTAAGGTACTCCAACACATTTTCTTCACCAAGCAGAGCCTCAACCAAGCCTTCCAAACCAGACAAATATAATGTtcaagtttcaattttaagatGACTGAGAAAGAAATCAACACGATGGAAGATTGAGACAAGGAATTGGTATTACCATTTGTGTAGTCTCTGCAGTCATGATGACCAATCTTCAAATTAGTATCCCAACTTTCGTTGAACTTACGAGCGACTTCTACAGCGTTTGCTTCCGACGATCCAATATATGAACATTTGTATTTTGGCAGCCTCGACAACTTCCTTTCACGAACAACTCCTAACACCAAGTTATAAAACTGTTACAGTGCAGATAATTGATTTTCAGTTCATTGCTCATGATTGAAATAAGTAGAAGAATGCTCCACAGAAAATTCCAAGAATATGGTTATGAAAAATACTAAGCCCATTTGATGACCATTTAGTTGTTgaaattgtgtttgttttccCACCCTTCTTTGCAATGATTTTCATCTTCTTAACTGAGCTcgagttttgaaaatatttgcaaaaagtagataacacaacaaataaagaaaatagttaGAGCCTGAGCTTTTAAGTTCGGTTACATTGGAGTAATGAGATAATAAGTTGTGTAGTAGTAAaagagatctcatatcggttggaggggggaacgaagaatcttataagggtgtggaaatctctccctagcaaatgcgttttaaaatcgggaggctgacggcgatacgtaacgagccaaagcgaacaatatttgctagcaatgggcttgggcggttacaaatggtattagagccaaacattgagaggtgtgtcaacgaggatgctaagaccccaaggggggtgaattgtgagataccatattagtcaattggagagagtcgaggacgttgggccctaaagggggatggattatgagatccccaACGTCTGGGGGagagaattgtgagattccacattggtcgattggagaggagaatgagtgccaacaaggacgttgggccttgaaggggagtgacttttgagatcccacatcggttggatagAAGAACGagacattctttataagagtgtggaaaactcttcctagcatacgcgttataaaaccttgagagaaagtccaaaaagaaccATCcatgctagcagtggacttggtcTGTTAGAGTAGACGTTAGAGTagaagtttgcatgaacacaAGAAGTGGCAAACTCAAACCAATGATGCCACCTTTTGGCAGCTTTCTTttagtttgttttctttccccAAATCATTGGTTACTTAATAACTTCACTAGCCCTTCTAAATCAAAGACTTATGAACAAACATCCAATCGAAGTAACATTAAACTTCACAAAAAACAGTGCAAATAAGTCTGTTTCAAACATCTCTCACAGAATTGAACTGCAATAAGCATTCATTCATCAGTTTGGACATTGTTCAAACAATAATTTGAACCccataattttcatttggaTCAGAATGAAAACTATCCTATGACAATGAGTTAAGAGTAAAATCAATTGCACAACAGACCTGGTACTGCTTTTCCAGAAAGAACAGCCAGAGCAACTTGTATATCTTCCGGATCTTTAGGTTGGAAATCAAAAACCAAAGCCTGCAATCATCTCTAACAATCAAGAAACGCCAATCAATCCATCCATAAAAGCAGCCGCAACACAAATTAGCTAAGAAATTGCACAAGCGGTCTCGAAAACCACTTTTATGAGGTGggtaattcaaatttcaaactaaatCGTTCTTTGTGCAGAAGGGATAACGAATAATCTAATAAAACAAACCTGAGAACGAGAAGTTGGGGAAGAAGGTGCGATGATAACCATGAAATGCTGCAAATCCCAGATGTTAAAAGAGTAAGCAGCGGAAGCAAGGAGTTGGGCGGGGCCCTTTGTGGCTCTTAGTGGCACGGCCGCTACGTACACACCATCTCCGCCTCTTACCACCGCCAATTTTGAAAACAGAGTGGCCATTTGTTAAGAACAATTGAAATTACACTGCACCTCAGAATTCAGACGGGAAAGAAACGAAACCTCCTCCATGGTTCGAATATTATCTAATTGATCGTCGGATTGGCTCCTCACAGCCCCATGTCAGGCACAGCCCAATCAGTTGTTCCGATTGATTGAGTTGAAATACGTGTcctgaatgtttgattaatccaccacaacgtgtgtgaaagttatcttatttataatcaaataaattacaagaatataaaaatagtaataaatggaaataacgaTAAATAGAAAGATACATATGgcaataaggcaaatattagataataaaatataaaatataatatatatggtaaactataatttattactaaatattcttaacacCTCCTCTCAAAAATTAGCCGCCGTCATAGTTTTGTGTGCCTACGACAATGTGACCGTCGGTTGAAAgtgtaataaaaaattataggcTTCTTAGTTAATTAcgaaataaatttgatatataaATCATAGGCTTAAGCTCACCCCTAATAGATATGTTCAATTAGCCGGTTATGAAtcatcgtcagtctcacggttttaaaatgcatttgataggtagaggtttttacacccttgcgaataatgtttcattcctctcccCAACCGACATAAGATCTTACAATTCACTCCTTGGGagccagcatcctcactagcaTATCGCCCGATgttgggctctgataccatttttaatagctgaagcccactactagcagatattgtccactttgacctaTTAaatattgtcgtcagcctcacggttttaaaaccatctactaggagaggtttccacgctgTTAcgagaaatgcttcattcctctctccaacggatgtgagatctcacaatctactcccttgGAGGCTAatgttcttgctggcacaccgccccgATGTTTAGCTCTATAACTCAAGTCCACccctaacaaatattgttcgttttagcccattatgtatcgttgttagccttacgattttaaaacgcgtctgctagggagaggtatccacgcccttataagaaatgttttgttcccctctccaaccgatgaggGATCTCATGGTCAGTCACATATTGATGACCTACTCAAGTCTTTCTTTACGTTATAGTTAGAGTATTCAATTGTTTTCAAAATAACTCATTTAATCTTTATTCGAGGATTAACTTTGAAACACATTTTCAAAtgagttattaaaaaaatttgtcatTTCCAGCCGAGCAAGTCCTTTGTCACTCTCTACCGCACTTACCGCTCTTTACCCCAATCTAAGAGGGCAGCAGGAGTATCAAACAAGTACTTGGTAGGCCAACAGCCGAGACGTTGGTCCATGCAAGaaacttcaattttgaatcttgaacTAGACTGAGTACCCCACCTCTCCTGTAAAGAGCCTGGAACGCTAATTCTGTTTCAAAGTAAAATACTACTTTAATTTCTGAAACGAGTGTTTATAGACTTTAGAGTCTTAATGTTCGAGATATTGAAAGAAGAGTTTGCTCTTTTAATCGTCGAGAACGGTAAAGCCAAACACGACATTAACCCGACACTCAAAAGCTTACACAAAGCTATATGAAGTACACAAAACACATTATGAGAAGCAAAAATATTGCATTCCAAACAAACATCCACATAAAGAAAGACAAGTTCCCCTAATCCCTATAAACCCTTTTGCCTTATTCACTCCCTTCCCCACTCAATCAACCGCTTAAACatgacacacacacacacacactctACACAACTTCACTCACCCTTCTCAGCTGCCGCTTCTTCTTCAGCCGGTTTCTCCTCTGCTTCTTCTGCAGCCGTCTCTTTCACCTCAACAGCCTCTTCTTCCGCCGCTGGCTCAGCCTCTGGTTtggcctcctcctcctcctcctcctcctccgccaccGCCGGCTCAGACTCAGCTGGcgcttcctctttttcttccgCCTCAACTTCAGCTGCTTctacttcttttttctcttccacAACCTCCtcctctgcttcttcttcttcctcctctgctACTACTTCCTTGGTCTCAACTTCAACAGGGGGTTCAGCCACTTCAGCCGCTTCTTCTTTTGCCACCTCCTCCGCCGGTGCCTCTTCTTCAACCTTCAACGGTGGTACCTCCACCTCTGTTGTTACTTCTTCTTGGAGAGCTGCCTCCTGTGTTACAACCTGAAAATTAACCTCGTATCAGAAGAAGATTGATGAAACATGAAAAACAGAGCAGGACCCAATATTTACCTCTGCAGTGGCCATGGTAAAATtgcagtagagagagaaattgaagaagagaaagaaatggtGGGATGGAAGAATGATGAAGGAGAATGGATTATATATAGAACTGGAAGTGTGTTCATGTGGGGACACATCAAAAAACAATTGGGATTTGACACTTTACCTCTCACGAAAATCAACAACataatttactttaaattgCTAAACAACTTCAAGTGAAAGATTGTGTGTTTATAATcaatcatccccttaattagctcTTCATTTGCCTTAATCATCTAAACctcattaataatttatgcTTCATATTCTCTCTCAATTATTGagtaatttttaatcaaaatccaatttgtgtttatgatttaataaGATCTCATACACACGTATCGTTAAAATTATTGACCGATTGAACAgcaattagtttatttatgtGTAACACTGGAGCAAATCTACATTATTGTCAGCTTGACACCATCACATTACTCTATGTTTTATTGCAACAGCTCATGTTCGTCGTTATAaatatattgtccacttttgctcattacgtatcgtcgccGGCCCTCTAGTTTTAAGATTCACTTATTAAAGAGATGTTTCcgcacccttgtaaggaatgatttgtttaGTTAGGCATACTGTGGTTGGTTctattggatgatgaaagtcccacgtcggttaatttagagaatgatcgtGAGTTTGTaataaggaatactatctccattggtgtgaggtcTAGCCCAAACCAAAATCACGAGAgattatgcttaaagtggacaatattgtcgtgttcatctaattcTTCCACATTTTGTCTTagaaatggtaaaaatattataatttttttaacaagacttattagttttgatttaattatttcaaatatatatatattttaaatcattgaGATGGCAGACGTGGAAGTGGGCCCGAGGAGGTGGAGGCCAACGCAGAAGGACTTCCGTCGACGAAACGTATGAAATACTGACGTGGCATATGGAATGGTGTGTGAAAATTGACTCATCATAAAGGAAGGGACCCACTTTTTGAATGTTGATTAGTGATGAACGGTGGATGATGAAGAGAATAGAAAACAAGGGGCCCACTTAGCCGCCACATGGCAAAAAAGTCTATGGATGATGAGTGTGATTGGGTGAGGTGGAGGCCACCCAAGCACGCAGCCATCCCTCTTCTACTTGACGATGTCGACCTCCCAACCAATACTTCAAATTGGCCAAAACTTTCAATAACCATTtcataaataagaataataataataataaaaataaaattttattctagcTCGTTTAAATACCAAACTGAAAccaattgtaaataaaattttatttctttaataattattaatattatttactcGAACACACGtaaagaatcaaaataaagatAGTAATGTGATGATATGTTATAATAATTAGATCACtcgttatattttttttaaaaataaaatatataattaagaataaattttaagttatttgttcgttatatatatatatatatttatttatttattgtaaataattttgaacattataaaaattattttaacgtagaaaaaaaatgatcccTAAAGATTATGAGGACGAGAGTGGGGGCCACGAACCCGAAAGGGGTGTAAAAAGTTGGGAAGAGGTTATATCGCTTTTGGAATGGGCGGTGAGCTGGCCCACCCACGTGGATCCCACCTTCCACATATGGAGCTTCCACCAAATGAACTCGTGACACGTGGCAGACATGGTCACTGCTGACAAGCCCACCCTGTGCTTCTGATTGGATCATTTGGATTCGAATCAGCCTGGGTTTGTTCCTAACCGTACCATGGTTAATCATGGAGTCGTTGAAACTGGAGGGCAGCCAAAAGAGAATCCCCCCTAGAGCTAACTGAATAGAGGTTAATGTGAGTGTTAATCGAGTCATGACATGAACGAAATGATATCTTTTACCATACAAGTTAACTCGACGACTTCAGCTCGACCAGTAAAGACCTGTGCTCTTAGTGATAAGAACTCGATTGATTTTCTATCTTATGAGTTTACATTAAGAAACCGGGAACAATTCTTATGAATATATGAACTTTGGTTTGTGTATCTAGAAATGGGGTTCTTCTGGTTAGAACTAATTCGATGGCTTTTGTGCGTTTCAAGGATATGGcagaacaaaaaatgaaactttacGTGGTTTTCTTGTTTCGTGTTTGACTACTCCTCTTTTGCTCTTCACCGGTGTGTGCTCACTCAGATTGCTGCTAAGCCTCCTCCAACACCGGCACCGGTTTGTGAGCATGTTAATCTCACTTGTTTATGGTAGCAGGACCATTCCATAAGTTCCTTGGCTACCTTGTATCCACCAATGTCATTGACACCTCCCAAAAACAAGTTAACGATTCTGAAGAGGGAGTaactgtaatagcccaaacccactactagcagatattgttttcttttagttgtctccttcgggcttcccttcaagaattttaaaacgtgtctgatagggagaggtttccatactcttataaagaatgtttcgttctcctccccaactgatatgggatctcacattccagtccttgctagcacacctcCTTGTGTCCTCCCCCTTCGAGGTTCAACCTCCTCACTAACACATCGCTcaatgtctgactctaataccatttgtaatggtccgATACAATAACCATTTGTACCCAAGGATAGTGCATTTTCATCACTCAGAAACCTTCTCCATCCAGTTTAACCAAGGAACAGCTTTAAGTCAATTGCTACTCTTTCATGGCTTACCACATTACTATAGCTGATTTCAACGACCTTACCCAAAAAGAGCCCCATTACTACATTTGCTAGTGAGCAGTACAGTTTCAATTTTACTGATGCATCCGGCACCGTGCAGATTAGCTCTGGCTGGACCGACACGAAAGTGAGTAGCAGCATGCTTTCAACCTATCCCATTGCCGTTAACCAACTCGATCGTGTACTACTTCCAGAGGCAATTTTCTGATATCCCTCCCACCCCATCTCCGGTTCTGAGCCCGACATCGCTCCTGCTGCCGATACTACCGACGGGAAGGCTTCACCATCATCGGTAGATTCGCCCTCCTTTTCGTTTAGGATTGCCCAAGGGGGCCTCTGGAGTCAGTTGCCTTTAGCAGCTCCTGTTTTAGTGAGGAAGGATAAAGAGGATGTAGTTTTACTACAGTTCCTAAGACGAGTTTTCTTCAGTGATcaagtaaaaatttattatagcACAAGCTGTTGtaatatattacaaaaaatgaaacGCCTAAGAACAAACTTATGGTTCAATGATCAAGCAACTAAAGTTACAAAAACCCCAACAAAATTCTCCAATTCTAAACTAGAAAGTATAATTCAGATGGGTGTAGGATGGTTACCGGTCTCATTTTCTCGTTCTGCTACGAGCATTAGCATCTCGAGACGCTTATCGAAGAGTAGAGCACTTTCGTCTCTCTTATCAAGTTCAGCAGCTTCAGCTTCAAGCCATTTTTCTCGTAGATCGTCAAGAACATTGCCTTGATCGATATTAACAGCAGCTCCTGGAGCGCTCGGAGCTGTCGTACGGAGCGAGGAATCCCCAGATGGTGGAGGAAGGGTCAATAGCATCTCTCTGAACTCTCGAGTATCGGCGAATGTCTCGAAATTGCAAGCTATTGTGTCCAAACAATACTCACGTATCTTGATAACACCATACCTGGAAAGGAGGAGAGCAATGATTTCATTGTTTAGATTAGCTTGCCTCATGGGGTCACTTAAACATCATAAAGATACTCGTAATACTCGTAGAGGATCGATATTTTCGACATACATGTCAGACAGTATTAACCATTGGCATAGTTCTGCTGGGGAAACCATTTCCAATTGTGGTAGCAAAGCATCGGCTACAGCACGCTTAAGAGGGAATAAAAGATATCTCGAAGCAGCATCGAACATTTCTTCCGCCTACTCGATCGACAACGAAAATTTAGCAGTAGAACCATCAAGAATTTGCAAGCAGTTCTAATTAGCATATAAATTACCTGATCAGGATCTATATCCTTCAAACAATCTGTGTACCTGAACCATCCAAGAACCCAAAACAGTGTCAGCAAGCAAGAAAAAATCTAACACTGATGGATGAGTCCAAGctccgctagcagatattgtcttctttgggcttaacctcaaggtttttaaaacgcacctgctcgggagaggtttccaaacctttataaaaaatgcgtcgttctcctccctaaccgatgtgggatctcacaatccaactgtaacgaccctagatttctacctACCTAGGGTCGCTACTGtcatcataacataatcaTTTCGATGCagaaatgaatattaaaacttcatcttaaaattgtgagatcccatatcagttggggaggagaacgaagcattcttgataagggtttggaaacttctctctagcagactgcgttttaaaaatcttgagaggaagcccggaagtaaaagtccaaagaggacaatatttgatagcgatggacttgggcCGTGACAGATGGACGAGAATCGCAACCAATTTTGAAGAACTATTAAAGGATTCTTCCCAAGACTGCATAGACAATCTCCAACCACAGTAATCTAAATAGGGTGGGATGAATTGGAACTTACATATACTCGATCATTTTTTCGAATGCTTCCATGCTCAAATCGTGTTCTTCGATAAACGGAAGAGTATGAACTGAAAGTTCATCTTTTCCTTCACCGAAATCCTTGATACGGGATATTCTCGCCTTAAAATACTCTGACCTTGATGCTAAAACAACTTTGTGACAGCGGAAAAACTTGTTATCGACTCGAATACAAATATCTGCAAGATCATCCATGTTATCATTGATCAGCATTTTACTAGCAAGTAAACTTAAATCATTAGCATCATTGTCTTGGCCATGATCCGTAGTAGAGTTAGCTAAAGCAATCTGAAGCATCCGTCGTAAAGCTGCTGGAAGGCGATCGTCTTCAGGAAGGGAAACGCCCTGTAAGATGAACCTTTTCATCGAGTTATCAACGTCGCCCAAAGCTTTGTACTGAGCATACTTTTGATGAACCAGTTCTTTCTCAAGAATTGTGAGTAAGGATTCACATTTGCAGACTTTGCAAATTCTGATAAGGTCTTCCATGTCGTCGACCGCAATATCGAGTCTATCAGAGTAAAAGAAGTGAATGAGACTATGTAAAGCTGGATATGACAGCCTTTCCTTTGACAATCTAACTTCCTTTCGATCTTTCCAACCCGCTTCGAACTTCCTCTTGAAGAAAGCGGATCGAGCGCTTAGGATAACTCGGTGAGCTTCGATCGGCCTACCTTGAACGACAAATGAAACATCGGGTGGGAAGAACTCGTAATTCGATTCGGAGTTGAATGGAAGGCCTGTTATATGAGCATTGTCAAGAACAACTTCTGCAGTGGCctaatatatgatattcatCACTGATAACTAGAACTTGTTCATCTTTTATACAATTCTATAAACTATCATAGCCAATTAAGAAATGGAAACAATCCAAACACATCATAGCAATAAACAATATCAAGAGATTGGAACCCAAAACTTTACCTGAAAGATGATGGAGGCTTTCAGCCTGCTTCAAATACGCCCTATTAGCTCCACACCCCAAGAAAGTTTCACGCAAAGCAGCCTGCAATGGCCCAAGCGGCGGCGGTCGTGCTTCAAACGCCTTGAGAAGCTTCCGCACCTTCAAATTAAGTGCAGCATAATGACACCTATCGCCATCAAAAGTGTGCTCCGAACATATAGCGCCGTTCTCAAG carries:
- the LOC111795930 gene encoding uncharacterized protein LOC111795930, which encodes MATLFSKLAVVRGGDGVYVAAVPLRATKGPAQLLASAAYSFNIWDLQHFMVIIAPSSPTSRSQALVFDFQPKDPEDIQVALAVLSGKAVPGVVRERKLSRLPKYKCSYIGSSEANAVEVARKFNESWDTNLKIGHHDCRDYTNGLVEALLGEENVLEYLRQNSFSIE
- the LOC111795059 gene encoding BTB/POZ domain-containing protein At2g04740, giving the protein MPPRRSNPWTLDLDPDLYGIDLDPSDFGSSLPLKKVPNGDIFSASRAGDVDRLRYLLESGVNVNARDQWDSVALYYACLAGHLDAARMLLENGAICSEHTFDGDRCHYAALNLKVRKLLKAFEARPPPLGPLQAALRETFLGCGANRAYLKQAESLHHLSGLPFNSESNYEFFPPDVSFVVQGRPIEAHRVILSARSAFFKRKFEAGWKDRKEVRLSKERLSYPALHSLIHFFYSDRLDIAVDDMEDLIRICKVCKCESLLTILEKELVHQKYAQYKALGDVDNSMKRFILQGVSLPEDDRLPAALRRMLQIALANSTTDHGQDNDANDLSLLASKMLINDNMDDLADICIRVDNKFFRCHKVVLASRSEYFKARISRIKDFGEGKDELSVHTLPFIEEHDLSMEAFEKMIEYMYTDCLKDIDPDQAEEMFDAASRYLLFPLKRAVADALLPQLEMVSPAELCQWLILSDMYGVIKIREYCLDTIACNFETFADTREFREMLLTLPPPSGDSSLRTTAPSAPGAAVNIDQGNVLDDLREKWLEAEAAELDKRDESALLFDKRLEMLMLVAERENETGNHPTPI
- the LOC111795906 gene encoding uncharacterized protein LOC111795906, whose product is MATAEVVTQEAALQEEVTTEVEVPPLKVEEEAPAEEVAKEEAAEVAEPPVEVETKEVVAEEEEEEAEEEVVEEKKEVEAAEVEAEEKEEAPAESEPAVAEEEEEEEEAKPEAEPAAEEEAVEVKETAAEEAEEKPAEEEAAAEKGE